ATCCACCGCCGGAAACCGCCCGCGTTCGGCGATGGTCCGGTCCAGCACGACATGGCCATCCAGCGTACCGCGCAGAATGTCGGCGATCGGTTCCTCCATATCCGATCCGGCCACCAGAACGCTGAAAATGCCGGTAATATCGCCCGATCCGTCCAGCCCCGGCCCCGCGCGTTCGGCCAGCGCCATGATCATGTTCGACACCGAAGGCGGAAAGCCGCGATAGCTGGGCGGCTCTCCGGCAGCCAGCGCGATTTCGCGATGCGCCTCGGCAAAGCGGGTGATCGAATCGGCCAGCAGCAGAACATGCCGCCCCTGATCGCGGAAATGCTCGGCCACCGCCATCGCCGCCCATGCACAGCGCCGCCGGATCAAGGGCGAGCGGTCCGAGGTCGCAGTGACGATCACCGCCCGCTTCATCCCCTCGGGGCCAAGCGTCTTTTCGACGAATTCGCGCAGTTCCCGGCCACGTTCTCCGATCATCGCGATCACCACGACATCGGCCTGCACCCCCTTTGCCATATTGGAAAGCAATGTGGATTTGCCCACGCCTGAACCGGCGAACAGCCCGATCCTCTGCCCCTGCACCAGCGGCAGCAGCGTATCGAAAACCGCCAGCCCCGTAGGCAGTCGCGACCCCAGCCTTTTGCGGCGCACGGCGGGCAACGCCTCGCAGCGGAAAGGGCGCGGAAAGGCGCCATGCGGCAAGGCCCGCCCATCCAGCGGCTGCCCCAGAGGGTCGATGATTCGCCCGATCCACGAATCGCAGGGGGCGATCACGGGCGCGTAAAGCAGCTCGACATCCGCGCCAACCGACAGCCCCTCGGTATCGCCTTCGGGCAACACCTCGGCATGGTCGGGGGCAAGGCCGATGATTTCGCCCCCAACGGTGCCGGATTGCAATGAAATCAAGACCCTGTCGCCAAATGAGGCATGGCTGTTCAGCCCCGTTATGCGGATCAGCCCGGCCCGGATCGACTGCACCCGCCCATAGAGGACCGAGGGCCTCAACTGCCTGATCCGGCGGGTGATCGATTCAAGTTTATCCATTCCGCTGTTCCTTTTGGCGCTCGGGTCATCCCGGCTCGAAACGGTTTCTAAACCAATTGGAGTTAAAACCCGGTTATCGCCACCAAGGAGAAACCGCGTGTTCGACAATATTGAAATGCTGCGCATGGCCCGTGCCCTGACCGCCCATGCGGCCCAGCGTCAGGTCGTCGTCGCCCGCAATATCGCCAATTCGGACACGCCGGGCTTCAAAACGCGCGATCTGGACAGCTTCGCCTCGACCTATCGCGACGGTCAGGCCGAACTGCGCCAGACCCGCGCGGGCCATATCGCGGCGCCCGGCTGGTCACCCGCCGGTCCGCGCCTGATCACCATCGACAGCGGCGGCGCGCCCAACGGCAACACCGTCTCGATCGAGGAGGAGATGGCGCGCATGGCCGAAACCCGCCGCGAACATGACCTGTCGGTCAATATCTACCGCTCGGCCATGAACATGATGCGCACCAGCATCGGCAAACGCAACTGAACGGAGACAGGATGAGCGACCCGATCACCCCCCTTCGCCTTGCGACCTCGGGCATGCGCGCGCAAAGCGTGCGGCTGCGTCATACGGCGGAAAACATCGCCAATGTCGACACGCCCGGCTATCGCCGCAAGCTGGTCTCGTTCGAGGAGGCGGTGCGCCTAGGCCGTCCCTCGGGCGAGGTTCAGGCATCACGCACGCAACTGGATCGCAGCGCCTTGCCGCGCATCTTCGACCCTTCGCATCCGATGGCCGACGAAGAGGGATATTACCTCGGCTCGAATGTCGATCTGGTCATCGAAATCGCCGATTCGAGAGAGGCCAGCCGCAGCTATGAGGCCAATCTTCGCGTCTTTGAACAATCACGTCAGATGAGTTCCGCGCTGATGGACCTTCTGCGCCGCTGAAAGGATTTCCCATGATTACCAACGCCATCAGTGCCTATTCCGCCGCCCGGCCCGCCATTACCCCCGGCGCGCCCGCCGATATGGTGACACGCGCCGGTCGCGCCGCCGAGGATTTCGCGCAACATCTGGCCCAGGTCGATGAGGTCGCGACCGGCGCCATGACCGGCCAGATCGAAACCCACCGGCTGGTCCAGACCATCGCCGAGGCCGATCTGGCGCTGGAAACCGTGGTCGCCATCCGTGACAAGGTAGTCGAGGCCTATCAGGAAATCCTGCGGATGCCGGTCTGAGGCCGATCATGGACGAGACCCTGCTGTTCGACATGATGCGTCAGGCCCTGCTGATCGCGGTACGTATCTCGGCTCCGATGCTGGGCGTCGCGCTGATCGCCGGGGTCGTGATCGGGCTGTTTCAGGCCCTGACCTCGGTTCAGGAAATGACGCTGACCTTCGTTCCCAAGGTCGGCCTGATGCTGATCGTCTTCTGGGTCACCATGAGCTTCATGACCACCGCGCTGGCCGATTTCTATGTCGGCCAGATCATCCCTCTCATCTCGGAAAGCTGATCCATGGATAACGCAATCTATGCCACCCTGACCCGCCAATCGGGCCTGATGAAAGAGATGGGGGTCGTCGCGAACAATATCGCCAATGCGAACACCACCGGTTTTCGCCGCGAAGGGGTAATCTTCGCCGAACATCTCAGCGCGCTGGATCGTCGCGGCGAAACCCTGTCGATGGCCCATGCCCGCGGCCGCCTGATCGATCTGCGGCAAGGCGTGCTGACCCAGACCAATGGCAGCTTTGATCTGGCGATCGAGGGCGAAGGCTATTTCGCGCTCGAAACCCCCGACGGGCTGCGCCTGAGCCGCGCCGGCGCCTTCATCCCCTCGCCCGAGGGAGAGTTGATGACTGCCGACGGCTATCGACTGCTGGATGCCGGGCAGGCGCCCGTCATGATCCCGCCGGGCGCCAGCGCCGTCAGCGTCGGAACCGATGGCACGATGTCGGCCAACGGCATCCCGTTCGGGCAGATCGGCCTGTTCGGTCAGCCCGAAGGGACACAGCTGACCCATCAGGGCGGCACCCTGTTCCAGTTGGACGCAGACCCCGAACCGCTGGAAGAGGCGCGGATCCGTCAGGGATTTCTTGAGGAATCCAACGTCGATCCCGTCTTCGAGATCACCCGGATGATCGAAGTCCAGCGCGCCTATGAACTGGGCCAGTCCTTCCTCGACCGAGAGGATCAGCGCATCCGCAACGTCATCACCGCCATGACCCGATAGGAACCACCATGAGAGCCCTTCAGATCGCCGCCACCGGCATGAGCGCGCAACAAACCCGCGTCGAGGTCATCTCGAACAACCTCGCGAATATGTCCACCACCGGTTATAATGCGCGGCGCGCGGAATTCGCCGACCTGCATTACCAGCAGGCCGTCCGCCCCGGCAGCGTTGCCGCCGCTGATGGCACCGTTATTCCGGCAGGTGTCCAGATGGGCCTTGGCGTGCGCCCGACCGCCGTCAGCATCAATCTGGCACAAGGCGCCCTTTCGGGCACCGGCGGCGATCTGGATATCGCCATCGACGGCGAGGGTTATCTGGAGGTCACGCTGCCCTCGGGGATTTCGGCCTATACCCGCGATGGCGGGCTCAAGCGGTCCCCCGAGGGGCTGATCGTGACCTCCGACGGCTATCAGGTCGTGCCCGGGATCACCATTCCCGACGACGCCCGTTCGATCGCGATCAATGCTGCGGGCGAGGTTTACGCCTATTTCTCGGATCAGGTCGAACCCGAGATGCTGGGCCAGTTCACCCTTGCCGGATTCACCAACCAGAAGGGGCTTGAGGCCATCGGCTCGAACCTGTTTCTGGAGACCGAGGCATCGGGCGCACCGCAGATCACCACCCCCGGCCTGGATGGGCTGGGCACCCTGCGGCAGGGCTATCTGGAGGAAAGCACCGTCGATGCCGTCCGCGAGATCACCGAACTGATCAAGGCGCAGCGCGGATACGAGTTGAACGCCAAGGTCATCACCGCCGCCGACCAGATGCTTGGCGCAACCACGCAGATCCGCTGATGCGTGCGCTGCTTCTGATCGTGATCCTGCTTGCACCCCTGCCCGCCGCGGCAACGGTGCTGGCCGCGGCGCGGACCCTTCCCGCAGGCACCGTCATCACCGAGGATGACCTGACCATGGCCGAAAGCAAACGCCCCGGCCTGAACGACCCGGCTCAGGCCGTCGGCAAGCAGACACGCATCACCATATACGAGGGACGGCCAATCCAGGCCTCGCTGTTGCAGGCGCCGCGACTGGTAACACGCAATCAGATCGTGCGGATCACCTTTCAGCGCGGACCGCTGCAGATTTCGGCGGAAGGCCGGACGCTGTCGGAAGGCGCCGCTGGCGATGTCATCCGGGTGCTGAACCTGGAATCGCGCAACAGCATCATGGCCCAAGTCAATCCCGACGGCAGCCTGACCGTTCTGCAATGACCCCCATCCAGCAAAGGGTGAATTCGTGAAATTCCATCTTCTTCTATGCCTGCTGCTTGCCCTTGGCGCCTGTGGCCGCGTGGCGAATATCGGGCAGGCCCCGGCCCTGACCTCACCACGCGAGACCGAGGAATTCATGGCCATGACCAACCCTCCGCTGGATCTGCCCGTGGTTTCCGGCCGTCCCGAAGCCGCCGCATCGCTTTGGGCCGGGGGCAGTTCGTCACTGATCAGCGACCGGCGCGCCTCGGTGCGTGGCGATATCCTGACCGTGGTGATCGAAATCGACGACCGTGCCGAGATCAGCAACAGTTCCGGCAGGTCGCGCAGCGCAAGCGACGATGTCAGCATTCCGCAGATGATCGGGCTGCCGCAACGGCTGGCCAGTCGCCTGCCCGAGGGCGCAAGTTTCGACGATCTGGTCGATGCAGGTTCGTCCTCGACCTACAAGGGCAGCGGCAATATCTCTCGTCGCGACAAGCTGACGCTGCGTGTCGCGGCGACGGTCATCGACAGGCTGCCCAATGGCTCGCTGCATATTCAGGGAACGCAAGAGGTTCGGGTGAATTACGAGCTGCGTGAACTGACCGTCAGCGGCTTCGTACGCCCCTCGGATATCGACCGCAGCAACGAGATCGCCTATGACCGCATCGCCGGGGCGCGGATCTCTTATGGCGGACGCGGACAGATCACGGATGTGCAGCAACCCCGCTATGGCCAGCAACTGGCCGATATTCTTCTGCCATATTGAGGCCTTGTCATGCTGCGAAGGATTATCCTGCTCGTGCTGCCCGTTCTGGCGCTGATCGCCGGTGCCTTCGCGGGTGAGGCACTGCGCCCGCCACCAGAACCCACCACCGTCGATCAGCCGGATGACGACCCCGGTTCCACCCCGACCGAGCTGCCCGTGAACGAAAACCCCGCCTGGATGAGCTTTGCGAACC
The Paracoccus alcaliphilus DNA segment above includes these coding regions:
- a CDS encoding FliI/YscN family ATPase, with the translated sequence MDKLESITRRIRQLRPSVLYGRVQSIRAGLIRITGLNSHASFGDRVLISLQSGTVGGEIIGLAPDHAEVLPEGDTEGLSVGADVELLYAPVIAPCDSWIGRIIDPLGQPLDGRALPHGAFPRPFRCEALPAVRRKRLGSRLPTGLAVFDTLLPLVQGQRIGLFAGSGVGKSTLLSNMAKGVQADVVVIAMIGERGRELREFVEKTLGPEGMKRAVIVTATSDRSPLIRRRCAWAAMAVAEHFRDQGRHVLLLADSITRFAEAHREIALAAGEPPSYRGFPPSVSNMIMALAERAGPGLDGSGDITGIFSVLVAGSDMEEPIADILRGTLDGHVVLDRTIAERGRFPAVDVVRSVSRSLPDAATAGENAMIGKARAALGAYAESELMIRAGLYAPGSDPQLDEAVRLFPRLDGFMTRTSPGIEASFAALEDALRLPGR
- a CDS encoding FlgB family protein; this encodes MFDNIEMLRMARALTAHAAQRQVVVARNIANSDTPGFKTRDLDSFASTYRDGQAELRQTRAGHIAAPGWSPAGPRLITIDSGGAPNGNTVSIEEEMARMAETRREHDLSVNIYRSAMNMMRTSIGKRN
- the flgC gene encoding flagellar basal body rod protein FlgC, with amino-acid sequence MSDPITPLRLATSGMRAQSVRLRHTAENIANVDTPGYRRKLVSFEEAVRLGRPSGEVQASRTQLDRSALPRIFDPSHPMADEEGYYLGSNVDLVIEIADSREASRSYEANLRVFEQSRQMSSALMDLLRR
- a CDS encoding flagellar hook-basal body complex protein FliE, producing MITNAISAYSAARPAITPGAPADMVTRAGRAAEDFAQHLAQVDEVATGAMTGQIETHRLVQTIAEADLALETVVAIRDKVVEAYQEILRMPV
- a CDS encoding flagellar biosynthetic protein FliQ is translated as MDETLLFDMMRQALLIAVRISAPMLGVALIAGVVIGLFQALTSVQEMTLTFVPKVGLMLIVFWVTMSFMTTALADFYVGQIIPLISES
- a CDS encoding flagellar hook-basal body complex protein; translation: MDNAIYATLTRQSGLMKEMGVVANNIANANTTGFRREGVIFAEHLSALDRRGETLSMAHARGRLIDLRQGVLTQTNGSFDLAIEGEGYFALETPDGLRLSRAGAFIPSPEGELMTADGYRLLDAGQAPVMIPPGASAVSVGTDGTMSANGIPFGQIGLFGQPEGTQLTHQGGTLFQLDADPEPLEEARIRQGFLEESNVDPVFEITRMIEVQRAYELGQSFLDREDQRIRNVITAMTR
- the flgG gene encoding flagellar basal-body rod protein FlgG, which translates into the protein MRALQIAATGMSAQQTRVEVISNNLANMSTTGYNARRAEFADLHYQQAVRPGSVAAADGTVIPAGVQMGLGVRPTAVSINLAQGALSGTGGDLDIAIDGEGYLEVTLPSGISAYTRDGGLKRSPEGLIVTSDGYQVVPGITIPDDARSIAINAAGEVYAYFSDQVEPEMLGQFTLAGFTNQKGLEAIGSNLFLETEASGAPQITTPGLDGLGTLRQGYLEESTVDAVREITELIKAQRGYELNAKVITAADQMLGATTQIR
- the flgA gene encoding flagellar basal body P-ring formation chaperone FlgA: MRALLLIVILLAPLPAAATVLAAARTLPAGTVITEDDLTMAESKRPGLNDPAQAVGKQTRITIYEGRPIQASLLQAPRLVTRNQIVRITFQRGPLQISAEGRTLSEGAAGDVIRVLNLESRNSIMAQVNPDGSLTVLQ
- the flgH gene encoding flagellar basal body L-ring protein FlgH, which produces MKFHLLLCLLLALGACGRVANIGQAPALTSPRETEEFMAMTNPPLDLPVVSGRPEAAASLWAGGSSSLISDRRASVRGDILTVVIEIDDRAEISNSSGRSRSASDDVSIPQMIGLPQRLASRLPEGASFDDLVDAGSSSTYKGSGNISRRDKLTLRVAATVIDRLPNGSLHIQGTQEVRVNYELRELTVSGFVRPSDIDRSNEIAYDRIAGARISYGGRGQITDVQQPRYGQQLADILLPY